One segment of Pontibacter akesuensis DNA contains the following:
- the miaA gene encoding tRNA (adenosine(37)-N6)-dimethylallyltransferase MiaA: protein MKRQKHLVVVVGPTAVGKTDLCVQLAKHYNTEIISADSRQFFKEMRIGTAKPSPAEQQGVVHHFVDSHSIAEAYNAGAFEQDVLALLERLFERHEVVIMTGGSGLYVRAVLEGMDEMPDADPNVREALTRQYEEAGLQPLLDKLQELDPLYFAQVDKDNPQRIIRAVEVCVSSGMPYSSFRRSEKQQRPFNSIRIGLTRDRAELYSRIDQRMDQMLQQGLLEEAKELYPYRAHNALQTVGYKEVFDFLEGKYDWAEAVRLLKRNSRRYAKRQLTWFNKNPEEYTWFNPQQWQEMMAYIDAQVKG, encoded by the coding sequence ATGAAGAGGCAGAAGCATTTGGTGGTGGTGGTAGGACCTACAGCGGTAGGCAAAACCGATTTGTGCGTGCAGCTGGCAAAGCACTACAACACTGAGATCATTTCGGCCGATTCCCGCCAGTTTTTTAAGGAAATGCGCATCGGTACAGCCAAGCCAAGCCCGGCAGAGCAGCAGGGGGTAGTGCACCATTTTGTGGATTCGCACAGCATTGCCGAGGCATACAATGCCGGTGCCTTTGAGCAGGATGTACTTGCTTTGCTGGAGCGGCTTTTCGAGCGGCACGAGGTGGTGATTATGACCGGTGGCTCGGGTTTGTACGTGCGGGCGGTACTGGAGGGGATGGATGAGATGCCGGATGCAGACCCCAACGTGCGCGAGGCGCTGACAAGACAGTATGAGGAGGCGGGGCTACAGCCGCTCCTGGACAAGCTGCAGGAGCTAGACCCTCTATACTTTGCCCAGGTAGACAAAGACAACCCGCAGCGGATAATCCGGGCGGTAGAGGTGTGTGTATCCAGTGGAATGCCGTATTCTTCTTTTCGGCGCAGTGAAAAGCAGCAGCGCCCTTTCAACAGCATCCGCATTGGCCTTACCCGCGATCGTGCCGAATTGTATAGCCGCATTGATCAGCGTATGGACCAGATGCTGCAGCAGGGGCTTTTAGAGGAGGCGAAGGAACTGTACCCCTACCGCGCCCACAATGCCCTGCAAACGGTGGGCTATAAGGAGGTATTTGACTTTCTGGAGGGCAAGTATGACTGGGCCGAAGCCGTGCGCCTGCTGAAACGCAACAGCCGCCGCTATGCCAAACGCCAGTTAACGTGGTTCAACAAGAACCCGGAAGAGTATACCTGGTTTAACCCGCAACAGTGGCAGGAGATGATGGCATACATTGATGCTCAGGTTAAAGGTTGA
- the tamL gene encoding translocation and assembly module lipoprotein TamL, with protein MLKDKPGTGRKTAIYILPLILLLILSAGCSVTKVVPEGEALFWGYDVKVKGEKDSSKRSADLEAELSQTVRPEPNASILGLRPKLAIYNAFYTEKEKGIKHWIMTKFGEPPVLFSELDTGSVSQIMSSRLHNRGYFNNTVGSTTTIENKKATVNWTARVGEPYRIRKIEYTLNDSLPVQRDIEQTRDETLLKPGDPYDLATLTAERVRIDGVLKNEGYYFFSPELLIYSTDTTVGDRKVDVLLRIKKAATAKALQPYKMDDIFIFANYSLGDSLATNDTIDYKGYHYIPNENYVKAKHLLRGVFLEQDSLYTREEHLLTNKRLSAYSAYKFVTIDYEVDTVKNNALDAFIYLTPALKKSLRAEAQMVSKSNGFAGPGLNLAFRNKNAFKGSELLSLEFSGTFENYVGGRGTGEAPEGVEEAGNPNLTSFELSAKASLSIPRILSPFEIRNLRTEFAPQTRIGAGFSFLNRVGFFSMNSYSATYGYNYRPTQTVTIDVTPINLQYVRLSNVTPDFTKYLVDNPFLRRSFENQFIIGSIYQLTYSTQVYENRTNQFFDQVTLDLSGNSLNAFQSVTGFPPPTDDAPRTIAGSRFSQYILLDNDFRHYFNFGKESQLVTRLVTGAGFAYGNSNTLPYVKQFSVGGPNSIRAFRARSIGPGSYIDTTSTFSFFDQVGDIRLVGNIEYRFPIVGFFKGAVFVDAGNIWTFDKREQAVDDNRDGGEFDPKNFLNQLAVGTGFGLRVDVEFFVLRLDVGIPVRLPYPPVEKQNALKNFNGSFSGENSMVLNIAIGYPF; from the coding sequence ATGTTGAAAGATAAACCGGGGACAGGGCGTAAAACAGCCATTTATATTTTGCCACTCATATTGCTGCTCATACTTTCTGCAGGCTGCAGCGTTACGAAAGTGGTACCAGAGGGAGAAGCCCTTTTTTGGGGGTATGATGTGAAGGTGAAAGGCGAGAAAGACAGCAGCAAACGATCGGCAGATCTGGAGGCAGAGCTAAGCCAGACGGTACGGCCAGAGCCCAACGCCTCCATACTTGGCCTGCGCCCCAAGCTTGCCATCTACAATGCCTTTTATACTGAGAAAGAAAAGGGCATCAAGCACTGGATCATGACGAAGTTCGGAGAGCCTCCCGTGCTGTTCTCCGAACTGGATACCGGCAGCGTAAGCCAGATCATGAGCAGCCGCCTGCACAACAGAGGCTACTTTAACAATACTGTCGGCAGCACGACCACCATCGAAAACAAAAAGGCCACCGTAAACTGGACCGCACGCGTGGGCGAGCCTTACCGCATCCGCAAGATAGAGTACACGCTGAACGATTCCCTGCCCGTGCAACGCGATATTGAGCAGACGCGGGACGAGACGTTGCTGAAGCCGGGAGACCCTTACGATCTGGCGACTTTAACGGCCGAGCGAGTGCGCATTGACGGGGTCCTTAAAAACGAGGGCTACTACTTTTTCAGCCCGGAGCTGCTCATCTACAGCACCGACACTACAGTAGGCGATCGGAAAGTAGACGTGCTGCTTCGTATCAAAAAGGCCGCTACGGCGAAAGCGCTGCAACCCTACAAGATGGACGATATCTTTATTTTCGCCAATTATTCCCTAGGCGACAGCCTGGCCACAAATGACACCATAGACTACAAAGGCTACCACTACATCCCGAACGAGAACTACGTGAAGGCAAAGCACCTGCTGCGCGGCGTTTTCCTGGAGCAGGACAGCCTATACACCCGCGAGGAGCACCTACTCACCAACAAGCGGCTGTCTGCTTACTCGGCTTATAAATTCGTGACCATTGACTATGAAGTGGATACGGTGAAGAATAACGCGCTTGATGCCTTTATCTACCTTACCCCCGCCCTGAAAAAGTCTCTGCGGGCAGAGGCCCAAATGGTCAGTAAATCGAATGGATTCGCGGGGCCTGGTCTGAACCTGGCCTTTCGGAATAAAAACGCGTTTAAGGGATCGGAACTGCTAAGCCTGGAGTTCTCCGGCACCTTTGAGAACTATGTGGGTGGCAGAGGCACCGGCGAGGCTCCCGAAGGTGTGGAGGAAGCAGGCAACCCTAACCTTACCTCCTTCGAGCTGAGTGCCAAGGCATCGCTTTCCATACCGCGCATCTTATCGCCGTTTGAGATTCGGAACCTGCGAACAGAGTTCGCCCCGCAAACTCGCATTGGGGCAGGGTTCAGCTTCCTGAACCGGGTGGGCTTTTTCAGCATGAACTCCTACAGCGCCACGTACGGCTATAACTACCGCCCTACGCAAACAGTCACAATCGATGTCACGCCGATTAACCTGCAGTATGTGCGGCTATCGAACGTTACTCCTGATTTTACAAAATATTTAGTGGACAACCCTTTCCTGCGCCGCAGCTTTGAGAACCAGTTCATTATCGGCTCCATTTACCAGCTGACCTACAGCACCCAAGTATATGAGAATAGAACAAACCAGTTCTTTGATCAGGTGACGCTTGACCTATCCGGCAACTCCCTAAACGCGTTTCAGTCCGTAACAGGGTTCCCTCCGCCAACCGATGATGCGCCCCGTACCATTGCAGGCAGCCGTTTCTCCCAGTATATTTTGCTGGACAACGACTTCAGGCACTACTTTAACTTTGGCAAGGAGAGCCAGCTGGTGACACGCTTGGTAACAGGAGCCGGTTTTGCCTATGGCAACTCCAACACGTTGCCCTATGTAAAGCAGTTTTCGGTAGGCGGGCCAAACAGCATCCGTGCCTTCAGGGCCCGAAGCATAGGACCTGGCAGCTATATAGATACAACTTCAACCTTTTCCTTTTTTGATCAGGTGGGAGACATTCGGCTGGTTGGCAACATAGAATATCGTTTCCCAATAGTAGGCTTTTTTAAGGGAGCCGTATTTGTTGACGCCGGTAACATCTGGACATTTGATAAAAGGGAACAAGCCGTAGATGATAACCGTGACGGTGGCGAGTTTGATCCAAAGAACTTTTTAAACCAGCTAGCAGTAGGAACCGGATTCGGCTTACGGGTGGATGTGGAGTTCTTTGTACTTCGGCTGGATGTTGGCATACCCGTGCGCCTGCCTTACCCGCCTGTGGAGAAGCAGAATGCACTCAAAAACTTTAACGGTAGCTTCAGCGGTGAAAACAGCATGGTGCTGAATATCGCTATTGGCTATCCTTTCTAG
- a CDS encoding translocation/assembly module TamB domain-containing protein, with the protein MIASAKHIGKIALKIILWPLAIVVGLLILIIIALQFQAVQNYLATQGENYLEDTLGTQVDIGGFTTDWRNTIVLKDVYVEDQAQDTLWYSERLGVDMAIFSLISGKLNISKIDLDNATLKLHIREDSTTNFDFITEAFATDTTAVAAQPADTSAAAMQIELGTINLNNVYVVFKDEAGGNFITTRVGDLTTTMEEVNLDEQRYLVDEIQLAHTWVDYEQTKLPPPDTAATEPLEMDFGLNRVALEDIRVSYLSRPADQRIELALGESEVVADKIDLKDARIDLKSFMLRNTDVKYVQQKYKPVDSLAVNPARTAEALDKSVEETSGTPMNWVLTLGEMDVTDLDVAFDNFNAPKQPQGMDYDHLLFTDIVLDAQDILYSLNRIRVDLNQLTLQERSGFNIQNFNANIVVDSTSASLVNLDLKTGNSHLQNDLQMTYPSLEAITESPSQVGLNLDINNSYVGLKDVQYFMPDMAENPSFRSIANSTIKLEAEAEGQLDNLRISNLKLAGLKDTYVDVSGTVRNAMDPDNLYLDLNIDRFATTRTDILALTPAGTIPPDFRLPSQLSMEGNYKGTLTAFDATADLRSSFGNVQADVDMGANESFTATVRSGGFDLGQLFVDSLGLGKVALVAKAQGTGLTPETMRANVQASVQLFDYNGYSYNDIDLAAHIDRNLYSVKATAEDQNLAFDLTGDFNLRDTLQPAYDFTLALQNADLQALNLYPEPLAVQGQIKGKFTGADASTISGRLVANELVVQHNNARYPVDSLTMTLEQSGEVAEMLVQSDIVDANMQFQNSLETLPTAMQKYFSYYFDLQPDPPYPAAINLKDFTATIDLKQTGLITSFVPGLEQLQPATPITATYNGETNQLQVDGQISKIVYTDYTLQNLDLRVRGNQEQLGYELNLQQLLSPSLNAKNISIEGAARDDELAVKLAIAGDTTTAEQLVFGGVLNSLGTGYRFSINPDQLVINGDDWDVPQDNYLQFDTNLLYANNIRLQHAGQTIALNSTGPVSPNAPLNAVFENVSIGYLMQTVMDQDSLIAGTINGEATVNNIMGDNLSFTSDLAVTDFMYEGVPVGDLALEASSAGGNRYNIDAKLTDNSNQVLVNGFVETQPNATLLNLDANIANLNIGSLAGFTAGMVEQLDGSASGNLRITGTVAEPNIIGELNFDQAQFNLTMFGSLFTLQDERLVFNEQGIRFPNFTVTDSLGNNLLVEGLIATETYTDFQFDLDVTTDKFLALNSTAANNDLFYGTVFVAADADITGTMALPVVRVNARVLDNSEFTTVIPAESVGAAEREGIVEFVNLSPELDRIIRDPALDSAEVEVTGFVGADVEAQITVTDATQITIVIDPITGDNLVVRGTADPLYIGMRPSGEINMNGRYTITSGRYSMDFYDLASRELDIKEGSYINWTGDPLQALMDITAIYTLETSPEALVAPQSMGQNAALKNQLEFQVLVNVEGELLTPEISFDIQLPEEEQSGETSEIESSLGLLRQDESALAKQVFALLVLNRFLAPDPLASSGGGIEASARNSLGGVLTDQLNQLTNRYAGGLGLELGVDSYQDYSSGSAQGRTDLNVALKQQFLNDRLTVRVGTDIGLEGGSQSNQSMSGFGGNVSVEYSLTEDGRLRVRGFQRNQYEGVLEGGDVRATGVSLIYVREYDNFSDLFRSVEEVQRRQEERKLEEARITRKEKQEAKEQEQELKEEGIEQ; encoded by the coding sequence ATTATCGCTTCTGCCAAACATATCGGGAAAATCGCCCTTAAAATCATACTCTGGCCCCTTGCCATTGTTGTAGGGCTGCTTATACTTATCATCATCGCACTGCAGTTTCAGGCAGTGCAAAACTACCTGGCTACACAGGGAGAGAACTACCTGGAGGACACCCTTGGCACACAGGTGGACATTGGCGGCTTCACCACCGACTGGCGCAACACCATTGTACTGAAGGACGTGTACGTGGAGGACCAGGCACAGGACACGCTTTGGTATTCCGAGCGCCTGGGCGTGGACATGGCTATTTTCTCCCTCATCAGTGGTAAGCTTAACATCAGCAAGATAGACCTCGACAACGCCACCCTGAAACTACACATCCGCGAAGACAGCACCACCAACTTCGACTTTATCACCGAGGCCTTTGCCACCGACACCACCGCTGTTGCCGCACAGCCCGCCGACACCTCCGCTGCGGCCATGCAGATTGAGCTCGGCACCATCAACCTCAACAATGTCTATGTCGTCTTTAAAGACGAAGCCGGCGGCAACTTTATCACCACGCGCGTCGGCGACCTGACCACCACCATGGAGGAAGTAAACCTTGACGAGCAGCGCTACCTGGTGGATGAGATTCAACTGGCCCATACGTGGGTAGACTATGAGCAGACGAAACTGCCGCCACCCGACACCGCCGCTACCGAGCCGCTGGAGATGGACTTTGGATTGAACCGCGTGGCCCTGGAGGATATCCGGGTCAGCTACCTCAGCCGCCCCGCCGACCAGCGTATTGAACTGGCTTTGGGCGAGTCGGAGGTGGTAGCTGACAAAATTGACCTGAAGGATGCCCGCATCGACTTAAAGAGCTTTATGCTGCGTAATACGGATGTGAAGTATGTGCAGCAGAAGTATAAACCTGTTGATTCACTGGCCGTGAACCCGGCCAGGACAGCCGAAGCGCTGGACAAGTCGGTGGAAGAGACCTCCGGCACGCCCATGAACTGGGTGTTAACGCTGGGCGAAATGGATGTAACGGACCTGGATGTAGCGTTTGACAACTTTAATGCGCCAAAGCAGCCGCAGGGCATGGACTACGACCACCTGCTGTTCACCGACATTGTGCTGGACGCACAGGACATTCTCTACAGCCTGAACCGCATCCGGGTAGACCTGAACCAGCTGACCCTGCAGGAACGGAGCGGCTTCAACATTCAGAATTTCAATGCCAACATTGTGGTGGACTCCACCAGCGCCAGCCTCGTCAACCTTGATCTCAAAACAGGCAACAGCCACCTGCAGAACGACCTGCAGATGACGTACCCCTCGCTGGAGGCTATCACGGAAAGCCCGTCGCAGGTCGGCCTGAACCTCGATATCAACAACAGCTACGTGGGGCTGAAGGACGTGCAGTACTTTATGCCCGATATGGCTGAAAACCCTTCGTTCAGAAGTATAGCCAACTCTACCATAAAACTGGAAGCCGAAGCAGAAGGACAACTGGACAACCTTCGCATCAGCAACCTGAAGTTAGCAGGATTGAAAGACACCTATGTGGATGTGAGCGGCACCGTGCGCAACGCCATGGACCCAGACAACCTGTACCTCGACCTGAACATCGATCGCTTTGCCACTACCCGTACCGACATACTTGCCCTGACTCCTGCCGGTACCATTCCGCCCGACTTCCGGCTCCCCAGCCAGCTAAGTATGGAAGGAAACTACAAGGGCACCTTAACCGCCTTTGATGCCACCGCTGATCTGCGCAGTTCCTTTGGAAACGTGCAGGCAGATGTGGATATGGGTGCGAATGAAAGCTTCACGGCCACCGTTCGTTCTGGTGGCTTTGACTTGGGGCAGTTGTTTGTGGACAGCCTTGGGCTTGGTAAAGTGGCACTGGTGGCCAAAGCCCAAGGCACCGGTCTCACACCTGAAACCATGCGTGCCAACGTGCAGGCCTCGGTGCAACTGTTCGACTACAACGGCTATTCCTACAACGATATTGACCTTGCTGCCCACATCGACCGCAACTTATACTCGGTTAAAGCCACTGCCGAAGACCAGAACCTGGCCTTCGATCTGACCGGCGATTTTAATTTGCGCGACACCCTGCAACCTGCCTATGATTTTACCCTGGCGTTGCAGAACGCTGATTTACAGGCACTTAACCTGTACCCGGAACCACTGGCAGTGCAGGGACAGATAAAGGGAAAATTCACCGGTGCCGATGCCAGTACCATTAGCGGCCGTCTGGTGGCGAACGAGCTGGTAGTGCAACACAACAACGCAAGATACCCTGTTGACTCGCTGACAATGACGCTGGAGCAGAGCGGCGAGGTAGCCGAAATGCTGGTGCAGTCTGATATTGTGGATGCTAACATGCAGTTCCAAAACTCGCTGGAGACCCTGCCTACGGCCATGCAGAAGTACTTCTCCTACTACTTCGACCTGCAGCCGGACCCACCCTACCCTGCCGCGATCAATCTGAAAGATTTTACGGCAACTATCGACCTGAAGCAAACCGGGCTGATAACCTCCTTTGTACCGGGACTCGAGCAGCTGCAACCGGCCACGCCTATCACCGCCACCTACAACGGCGAGACAAACCAGCTGCAGGTAGACGGGCAGATAAGTAAGATCGTTTACACCGACTACACCTTGCAGAACCTGGACTTACGGGTACGCGGAAACCAGGAGCAACTGGGGTATGAGCTGAACCTGCAGCAGCTGCTGTCGCCATCCCTGAACGCCAAGAACATAAGTATAGAGGGCGCCGCCCGGGATGATGAGTTAGCGGTAAAGCTGGCTATTGCCGGTGACACCACCACGGCGGAGCAGCTTGTGTTTGGAGGCGTTCTGAACAGCCTGGGCACTGGTTACCGCTTCTCCATCAACCCGGACCAACTGGTTATAAACGGCGATGATTGGGATGTGCCACAGGACAATTACCTGCAGTTCGACACCAATTTATTGTATGCCAACAACATCAGGCTGCAGCACGCAGGGCAGACCATTGCGCTTAACAGCACAGGGCCCGTGTCTCCTAACGCTCCTTTGAACGCCGTTTTTGAGAACGTGAGCATCGGCTACCTTATGCAAACGGTTATGGATCAGGATAGCCTGATTGCGGGCACCATAAACGGAGAGGCCACCGTCAACAACATCATGGGCGATAACCTGTCTTTTACCTCTGATTTGGCCGTGACGGATTTCATGTATGAGGGCGTGCCCGTAGGCGACCTGGCCCTGGAAGCCAGCAGCGCCGGCGGCAACCGCTACAACATCGACGCCAAATTAACAGACAACAGCAACCAGGTGCTGGTGAATGGTTTTGTGGAGACGCAGCCAAACGCCACGCTCCTGAACCTGGATGCCAACATAGCTAACCTGAACATAGGCTCGCTTGCTGGCTTTACCGCTGGCATGGTGGAGCAACTCGATGGCAGTGCCAGCGGTAACCTCCGCATTACGGGCACAGTGGCGGAGCCCAACATCATCGGCGAACTCAACTTCGATCAGGCGCAGTTTAACCTGACCATGTTCGGCTCCCTGTTTACTTTACAGGACGAGCGCCTGGTGTTTAACGAGCAGGGCATCCGCTTCCCTAATTTTACTGTAACCGACTCCTTGGGGAACAATCTGCTGGTGGAGGGGCTTATTGCAACTGAGACATACACCGACTTCCAGTTCGACCTGGACGTAACCACTGACAAGTTCCTGGCACTGAACTCCACCGCCGCAAACAACGACCTGTTCTACGGAACCGTGTTTGTAGCCGCAGACGCAGACATAACGGGCACGATGGCCCTGCCGGTGGTGCGAGTAAATGCGCGTGTGCTGGACAACTCAGAGTTCACCACCGTGATACCGGCCGAATCGGTCGGGGCGGCGGAGCGGGAAGGCATAGTGGAATTCGTGAACCTGTCGCCCGAGCTGGACAGGATTATTCGCGATCCGGCGCTTGATTCTGCCGAAGTAGAAGTGACGGGCTTCGTAGGCGCCGATGTAGAAGCGCAGATCACCGTAACCGACGCCACCCAAATCACCATTGTAATTGACCCCATCACCGGCGATAACCTGGTGGTGCGCGGAACCGCAGATCCGTTGTACATCGGCATGCGCCCGAGCGGGGAGATCAACATGAACGGCCGCTACACCATCACCAGCGGCCGCTATAGTATGGACTTCTACGACCTGGCTTCCAGAGAGCTTGATATAAAAGAGGGCAGCTACATTAACTGGACGGGCGATCCGCTCCAGGCCCTGATGGACATTACGGCTATCTACACGCTAGAAACTTCCCCAGAGGCGCTGGTGGCTCCTCAATCAATGGGCCAAAATGCTGCTTTGAAGAACCAGTTGGAGTTCCAGGTGCTGGTGAACGTGGAGGGCGAACTGCTGACACCTGAGATCAGCTTCGACATACAATTACCCGAGGAAGAACAGAGTGGTGAAACAAGTGAAATAGAATCTAGCCTGGGCTTGTTGCGACAGGATGAGTCGGCCCTTGCGAAGCAGGTGTTTGCGCTCCTGGTGCTGAACCGCTTCCTCGCTCCTGACCCGCTAGCTAGTTCCGGCGGCGGTATTGAGGCCTCGGCCCGCAATAGCTTGGGTGGTGTGCTAACTGATCAGTTAAATCAACTTACCAACCGCTACGCCGGTGGCCTGGGCCTTGAGTTAGGCGTTGATTCCTACCAGGATTATTCCTCTGGCTCTGCTCAGGGGCGTACGGACCTAAATGTAGCCCTGAAACAGCAATTCCTGAATGATAGACTAACGGTACGAGTTGGCACAGATATCGGCCTGGAGGGCGGAAGTCAGTCAAACCAGTCCATGAGTGGCTTTGGTGGAAATGTGTCGGTGGAGTACTCGCTCACTGAGGATGGGCGCCTGCGGGTGCGGGGCTTTCAGCGCAACCAGTATGAAGGCGTGCTGGAGGGAGGCGACGTGCGCGCAACAGGCGTGTCGCTTATTTATGTGCGGGAGTACGATAACTTCTCCGACCTTTTCCGCAGCGTGGAGGAAGTACAGCGAAGGCAGGAAGAGCGCAAGTTGGAAGAAGCCCGAATTACCAGAAAGGAAAAGCAGGAAGCAAAAGAACAGGAACAAGAACTCAAAGAAGAGGGAATAGAACAATAA
- the pfkA gene encoding 6-phosphofructokinase, translating into MKRIGVFTSGGDSPGMNACIRAVVRASIYHGIEVYGIHRGYKGMVKGEIYKMDSHSASNIIQKGGTILRSARSKEFMTPEGRKQAYEQLQQHGIEGLVAIGGDGTFTGANIFYEEYGIPTVGAPGTIDNDLYGTDFTIGYDTAVNTALDAIDKIRDTADSHDRVFFIEVMGRDSGYIAIPCAIGGGAEIVMIPETETSIEYVVDTLRTGWNRSKTSFIVIVAEGDDAGNANEIAAKVQHELPHMDARVTILGHVQRGGSPTAADRMLASQMGVACVEGLLQGRKCEMAGIINRELVYTPFIDTITKDKLINPQFLKLVDILSV; encoded by the coding sequence ATGAAGAGAATAGGAGTTTTTACTTCGGGCGGCGACTCACCAGGCATGAATGCATGTATCAGGGCGGTAGTAAGGGCGTCTATTTATCATGGGATAGAAGTATACGGCATCCACCGCGGCTACAAAGGAATGGTGAAGGGGGAAATCTATAAGATGGACTCGCACTCAGCCAGTAACATCATCCAGAAAGGCGGCACCATCCTGCGCTCCGCCCGCAGCAAAGAGTTTATGACGCCGGAGGGGCGCAAGCAGGCGTACGAGCAGTTGCAGCAGCACGGCATTGAGGGACTGGTGGCCATCGGCGGCGACGGCACGTTTACGGGCGCTAACATCTTCTACGAGGAGTATGGCATTCCTACTGTGGGGGCCCCCGGCACCATTGATAACGACCTTTACGGCACCGACTTTACCATTGGCTACGACACCGCCGTGAATACGGCCCTTGATGCCATCGACAAGATCCGCGACACGGCAGACAGCCATGACCGTGTGTTCTTTATTGAGGTGATGGGCCGCGACTCGGGCTACATTGCCATTCCGTGCGCCATCGGCGGCGGCGCCGAGATTGTGATGATCCCGGAAACGGAGACAAGTATAGAGTACGTAGTGGACACGCTCCGCACAGGCTGGAACCGCTCCAAGACATCCTTCATCGTGATTGTGGCAGAGGGCGACGATGCCGGAAACGCCAACGAGATAGCGGCCAAAGTGCAGCACGAGCTGCCGCACATGGATGCCCGCGTAACCATTCTGGGCCACGTGCAGCGTGGGGGCTCCCCTACCGCCGCCGACCGCATGCTCGCCAGCCAGATGGGCGTTGCCTGTGTGGAGGGGCTGCTGCAGGGACGCAAATGCGAGATGGCCGGTATCATCAACAGAGAGCTGGTGTACACCCCGTTTATCGACACCATTACAAAAGACAAGCTCATCAACCCTCAGTTCCTGAAGCTGGTGGATATACTCTCTGTATAA